GGATGGCCGAGCTGCGCGGTGCGCTCGGCGACGCGGCGTTCGTCTCGGCGCGCACCGGCGAGGGATTGCCGGAACTCTTCGATCGGATCCGCGAGTTCATCGGACGGTCCGACGTCGAGTTGACCATCGACGTGCCCTATACGCGCGGCGACCTGGTGTCCCGGATCCACGAGGAGGGTGAGGTGCTGTCGAGCGAGCACACCGCCGACGGCACCCGAATGCGCGTCCGCGTCCCCGCGGCATTCGCCGGGGCGCTGGAGGAGCTGACCGCACCGTAGCAGCGACACCGAGTGGACAGCAGAAATCCGCCGAGCAGTGCGCAGCCCGACCTGGGCCACGCATGCTCGGCGGATTCGTGTGCACGCTCGACGAGCGCAGTGCCCCCCGCGTGACGTGAGGTCCCCGCGACGCGAAGTCGCGGTGACGCGGCCTATTCGGCGTCGAGATCCTTGGCGACCAGCGCTGCGATCGCGTCGAGGGTGTTCTGATCCTCGGCGGTGACCACGACGTTGGTGCCCTTCTCGGCGCCGAGCGTCATGATCATCAGCGCCGACCCGGCATCCACCGGGTCGCCACTCTCGAGCGCCAGGGTCACCGTGCTCCCGGCGTCCGCGACGGCCTCGGCGATGATCGTGGCGGGTCGGGCGTGCAGACCGACGGCGGAACCGACGGCGACGGTGGTGCTGGGCATGGTCACTCCTTGACTTGTGTGCGTACGGATGGCGGTACCACCCGGGTCGGATGGTGGGGTGCCGGTCACCCGACACCCCACCCTATGTTCAGTTGTCAGCCATCCTGCTGCATCAGTGCTGCTGCATCAGTGTGGCCGGAATGCGGCTCAGGCGGGCACGGTTTCGAGTTCCGGCGCGACCGGCGCCTGATCGCGATCGGTCCGCCACTGCTTGGCCGCGATGACGAGGACCGCGCTGAGCACGGTGCCCGCGGCCAATGCGATCAGGAACAGGTACCAGTGGTTCATCGTGAAGAACACGAAGATGCCGCCGTGCGGGGCACGCTGGGTGACGCCGAAGGCCATGATCAGCGCACCGGAGAGCGCGCCGCCGGCCATCATCGACGGGATCACCCGGAAGGGGTCGGTCGCCGCGAACGGGATCGCGCCCTCGGAGATGAACGACGCACCGAGCAGCCATGCGGCCTTGCCGTTCTCACGCTCGGGCTCGGTGAACAACCTCGGTCGCAGCACGGTGGCCAGCGCCAGGGCCAGCGGCGGCACCATACCTGCACACATGACCGCGGCCATGATCTCCAGCTGCGCGGTCCCACCGATCGCGAGACCCGCGGTGGCGAACAGATAGGCCGCCTTGTTGACCGGGCCGCCCAGATCGAAGCACATCATCAGTCCGAGCACGATGCCCAGGGCGATGGCCGAACCGCCGGACATGCTGTTGAGTCCCTCGGTCATCTGCTCGGTCACCCATGCGAGCGGCTTGCCGAGCAGCATGTACAACAGCACGCCGATGATCAGGCTGCCGAGCAGTGGGATGATCACGACGGGCATCAGCCCGCGTGCCCACTGGGGCAAGGGGAGTCGGGAGATCCAGAGGCAGGCGACGCCGGCGATGAGACCGCCGATCAGACCACCGATGAAGCTGGCACCCACGGCCACGGACACCAGACCGGCGACGAAACCGGGCGCGATGCCGGGGCGGTCGGCGATGGCGAACGAGATGTAGCCGGCGAGGACCGGGACCAACATGCTCATGGCGAGTCCACCGACGGCGAACAGCACCGCACCGATGTACTGACCGAGGCCGCCGGCCGGGAGGTCCCAGAGGCTGTTGTTGAGCGCGATGAACTGGCCGTCGTTGAGCGCACCCGTGGTGTCGAGGGTTCCGTTCGCGATCTCGTAACCGCCCAGGAAGGGCAGGAACGCGAGGGCGATGAGCAGACCACCCGCGGCGACGAACGGGATCATGTAGCTGACACCGGTCATCAACGCCTGCTGGGTCTTCTTGCCGAGTCCCACACCGCCGTCTGCGGTGCTCTCCGGCAGCCCGTCGCCGTCACCCCCGGCGACCACCGCCGCGTTCGGGTTGTCCTTGGCCGCGACCGCCTCGGCGATCATCTTGTCGGGTTCGTTGATGGCGCGCTTCACGCCCGAGGCGATCACGGGCTTCCCGTGAAAGCGCTCCTTGCCCTTCACCCCGACGTCGGTGGCGAAGATGACCGCGTCCGCGTCGGCGATCACCTGCGGATCGAACGCCTTCGTCGCCGACGATCCCTGCGTCTCCACATGGAAGTCGACGTCGGCACGCTCGGCCGCGTAGGTGAGGGCGTCCGCCGCCATGTAGGTGTGCGCGATTCCCGTGGGGCACGCGGTGATCGCGACGATCGACGGGCGCTTCGCGGATGCGGTGTCGGCCGATGCGGCGGCCGCGGCACCTGCGGCACCGGTGGCTGTGGCGGCGGCACCGGCACCCGGGGACGCGGAGCCGGCGGGCGGGGCCGGCGGCGGGTTGATCGCCTCGTCGACGAGTTGCACCACACGCTCGTCACTGTCGGCCTCGCGCAGGGAGGCGACGAAGTCGGGGCGCACGAGGGAGCGGGCGAGCGAACTCAGCAGCTTCATGTGCTCGGTCGCGCCGCCGGACGGTGCGGCGATGAGGAACACGAGGTCCGCGGGGCCGTCGGGGGCGCCGAAATCGACCTTGTTCGACAACCGGGCCATCGCGAGGCCGGCGTCGGTGACGGATTCGGCGCGGGCATGGGGGATGGCGATTCCGCCCGGCAACCCGGTGGCCGACTTGGCCTCGCGATCGAGAGCGCCGCGGGTGAGGTCGGCGGCGTCGGTCGTCCGGCCGGCGGCGGCGAGCGCCTCGGCGAGATAACCGATCACGGCGGCGGGGTCGTCGCCCGCGTCCACGTCGAGACGCACTGTCTGCGTCGTGATGATCTGTTCTGACATCGGATTTCCTTCTACTTCAGGGTGTGCTGTCGTCGTTGGCAGGTCGTGCCGACCGGATGGCGATCGTGTTCGTGGTGGTGGGAGTCATCCGACCTGGGCGGCTCCCGAGAGGTCGGTGATCGATACGCCCGCGAGGTCGAGCAGGTCGGGCCGTGGCGGCTGGGTACCGGCGAGTGCGGTGGCGGCCGAACCATAGGCGACGGCGGTGCGGAGCCGGTCCGGCGCGGCGTCGCCGCGACTCTCGGCGATGAGGTAACCGGCGAGTGCGGAGTCGCCGGCACCGACGGTGCTGCGCGGAACGATCGGTGGCGGTGTGGCGAACCATGTGCCCGAGTCGGTGATGAGCATCGCGCCTGCGGCGCCCAGTGTGGCGAGGATGGCCGCGCCGGTCCGGTCGACCAGGGTGCGTGCGGCGTCGATCAGCGGCGCGTAGTCGCCGTGTGCCGTCGCGCCCACCAGCCGGGCCGGATCGACACCGGTCGCCTCGGCGAGCTCCTCGTCATTGGGCTTGAGCAGGTCGACCCGCCCCTGCACGGTTGCCGCGAGTGGCGCCCCGGACGTATCCACCGCCACGAGGCAGTTCGCTTCCGCGAGAGCATCGATGACGGTGCGGTACCAGTCGTCCGGGAGTCCGGGCGGGAGCGAACCGCACAGCGCGACCCATCGGGCGCCGCGGGCGTTCTCGACGACGAGCTCGGCGAGTCGGTCGGCCTGCGCGGCGACGAGGGCGAAGCCCGGTGCGTTGATCTTGGTCGTCGTCCCGTCGGGGTCGGCCACCGTGATGTTGGAGCGGACCTCGCCCTCGATGGGCAGCGTCAGGTAGGGGAGTGCCACGTCGTCGAGCGCGGTGAGCAGGGGATCGCCGGTGCGGGCGGGCAGGACTGCCCGGGTCGACAGACCGGCCTCGGCGACCACGCGGGCGACGTTGACGCCCTTGCCGCCGGGCTCGGCCCGGACCGAGGTGGCACGCTGCACACCGCCGTGGTGCAGCGGCGCGGACAGCTCGAGGGTTCGATCGAGGCTGGGGTTGGCGGTCACGGTCAGGATCGTGACGGCGGACTGCGTCATGGGGCTTCTCTCGGTCATGCGATCACCATCTCGATGCCGCGGGCGGACAGGGCGGCGGATGTGACCGCGTCGATGCCGGCGTCGGTGACCAGCACGTCGATGTCGGCCAGATCCGCGAAGGAGGAGAGGTCCTCGCGATCGACCTTGGACGAATCCGCCAGCACGACAACGCGGTTGGCGACCCTGACGATGGCCGCCTTGATGGCCGCCTCCTCGGGGTCGGGGTGGACAGGCCGTGTGCCTCACTGATCCCGTTGGTGCCCACGAAGGCCGTGGAGATGCGCATCCGCTCCAGCGCGGCCACCGTCTCGGCGCCGACGGTGGCC
This sequence is a window from Gordonia insulae. Protein-coding genes within it:
- a CDS encoding 1-phosphofructokinase family hexose kinase, translating into MTERSPMTQSAVTILTVTANPSLDRTLELSAPLHHGGVQRATSVRAEPGGKGVNVARVVAEAGLSTRAVLPARTGDPLLTALDDVALPYLTLPIEGEVRSNITVADPDGTTTKINAPGFALVAAQADRLAELVVENARGARWVALCGSLPPGLPDDWYRTVIDALAEANCLVAVDTSGAPLAATVQGRVDLLKPNDEELAEATGVDPARLVGATAHGDYAPLIDAARTLVDRTGAAILATLGAAGAMLITDSGTWFATPPPIVPRSTVGAGDSALAGYLIAESRGDAAPDRLRTAVAYGSAATALAGTQPPRPDLLDLAGVSITDLSGAAQVG
- a CDS encoding HPr family phosphocarrier protein, with protein sequence MPSTTVAVGSAVGLHARPATIIAEAVADAGSTVTLALESGDPVDAGSALMIMTLGAEKGTNVVVTAEDQNTLDAIAALVAKDLDAE
- a CDS encoding PTS fructose transporter subunit IIABC; amino-acid sequence: MSEQIITTQTVRLDVDAGDDPAAVIGYLAEALAAAGRTTDAADLTRGALDREAKSATGLPGGIAIPHARAESVTDAGLAMARLSNKVDFGAPDGPADLVFLIAAPSGGATEHMKLLSSLARSLVRPDFVASLREADSDERVVQLVDEAINPPPAPPAGSASPGAGAAATATGAAGAAAAASADTASAKRPSIVAITACPTGIAHTYMAADALTYAAERADVDFHVETQGSSATKAFDPQVIADADAVIFATDVGVKGKERFHGKPVIASGVKRAINEPDKMIAEAVAAKDNPNAAVVAGGDGDGLPESTADGGVGLGKKTQQALMTGVSYMIPFVAAGGLLIALAFLPFLGGYEIANGTLDTTGALNDGQFIALNNSLWDLPAGGLGQYIGAVLFAVGGLAMSMLVPVLAGYISFAIADRPGIAPGFVAGLVSVAVGASFIGGLIGGLIAGVACLWISRLPLPQWARGLMPVVIIPLLGSLIIGVLLYMLLGKPLAWVTEQMTEGLNSMSGGSAIALGIVLGLMMCFDLGGPVNKAAYLFATAGLAIGGTAQLEIMAAVMCAGMVPPLALALATVLRPRLFTEPERENGKAAWLLGASFISEGAIPFAATDPFRVIPSMMAGGALSGALIMAFGVTQRAPHGGIFVFFTMNHWYLFLIALAAGTVLSAVLVIAAKQWRTDRDQAPVAPELETVPA